From Frateuria aurantia DSM 6220, one genomic window encodes:
- a CDS encoding zinc-finger domain-containing protein → MSSQLSPAPKLIAANAENRYEVTRADLPLSCPMPGMALWNSHPRVYLPIEDEGGESVCEYCGARYVLRD, encoded by the coding sequence ATGTCCTCGCAATTGTCCCCGGCCCCCAAGCTGATCGCTGCCAATGCCGAAAACCGCTATGAGGTCACCCGTGCGGACCTGCCGCTGTCGTGTCCGATGCCGGGCATGGCCTTGTGGAATTCGCATCCCAGGGTCTACCTGCCGATCGAGGATGAGGGCGGCGAGTCGGTCTGCGAGTACTGCGGTGCCCGTTACGTGCTTCGCGACTGA
- a CDS encoding YceI family protein, translating into MRLMPALVFAGLLGSAAVAQAAPVSYTLDPTHTMVLFSWNHFGFSNPTADIGVSTGTIVYDEANPAKSSVEVTMPLDKLDTHVPALDTHLKSADFFNAAKFADVSFKSTKVQPLGGNRFKITGDLTAHGVTKSVVLNAKLNKVGLHPMVKKQAIGFDATGVIKRSEFGLGAYAPMVSDEVTLHITTEAEAAK; encoded by the coding sequence ATGCGTTTGATGCCTGCTCTCGTGTTTGCCGGTCTGCTGGGCAGCGCCGCCGTGGCCCAAGCCGCCCCGGTCAGCTATACCCTGGATCCGACCCATACCATGGTCCTCTTCAGCTGGAACCACTTCGGCTTCTCCAACCCGACCGCCGACATCGGCGTCAGCACCGGCACCATCGTCTATGACGAAGCCAACCCGGCCAAGTCCTCGGTCGAGGTGACCATGCCGCTGGACAAGCTGGACACCCATGTGCCGGCACTGGATACCCATCTGAAGAGCGCCGACTTCTTCAATGCCGCCAAGTTTGCCGATGTCAGCTTCAAGAGCACCAAGGTGCAGCCGCTGGGCGGCAACCGCTTCAAGATCACCGGTGATCTGACCGCCCATGGCGTGACCAAGTCGGTGGTGCTGAATGCCAAGCTGAACAAGGTCGGTCTGCACCCGATGGTGAAGAAGCAGGCGATCGGCTTCGACGCCACCGGCGTGATCAAGCGTTCGGAGTTTGGCCTGGGCGCGTACGCGCCGATGGTCAGCGACGAGGTGACCCTGCATATCACCACCGAAGCCGAAGCGGCCAAGTAA
- a CDS encoding DNA polymerase III subunit psi, which translates to MAQPLDRSRAERRRQQLQAMGIQPWRLRRESVRAAGATADAAEIGCIVLVPQGCPTRIRDLLARALQAGGPALARIGCVSVESTGMTLLPAATYLLLDAGLESMLATRYPQSARHVLGDPAQLLTAAGKRWLWQALRSIRQQLPAAGDPA; encoded by the coding sequence ATGGCGCAGCCGCTGGACCGCTCCCGAGCGGAACGTCGCCGGCAGCAGCTGCAGGCCATGGGCATCCAGCCTTGGCGCCTGCGGCGGGAGAGCGTTCGGGCAGCTGGCGCGACGGCGGACGCCGCTGAAATCGGCTGCATCGTGCTGGTGCCGCAGGGATGCCCGACCCGGATCCGCGATCTGCTGGCGCGGGCCTTGCAGGCCGGTGGCCCGGCGCTGGCCCGGATCGGCTGTGTCAGTGTGGAATCGACCGGCATGACGCTGCTGCCGGCCGCGACGTATCTGCTGCTGGATGCCGGCCTTGAGTCCATGCTGGCGACCCGGTATCCGCAGTCGGCCCGCCATGTGCTGGGCGATCCCGCCCAGCTGCTGACGGCGGCCGGCAAGCGCTGGCTGTGGCAGGCCCTGCGCTCCATCCGGCAGCAGTTGCCGGCCGCCGGAGATCCGGCATGA
- a CDS encoding proline--tRNA ligase has protein sequence MRLSQFHLATVKEVPADAEIASHQLMLRSGMIRKLAAGLYTWTPLGLRVLRKVEAVIREEMNGIGAIEMLMPSVQPRELWEETGRWEKFGGQLLKIRDRKEQEFCYGPTHEEVVTDFARQELQSYKQLPLSVFQIQTKFRDEIRPRFGVMRAREFLMKDAYSFHLSAESLAETYAAMYGAYSRIFTRLGLRFRAVQADTGAIGGNASHEFQVLAEAGEDALVFSDGSDYAANIEKAEVLAPVITRPAATMAMEAVETPSQKTCEEVAELLGIPLSHTVRTLVFADAEGMVIYLVRGDHQFNEIKAARLPVLAGRELELASEGQLRAYLGEQAEAGFLGPLHTAKPVLVIADAAVAVMADFVVGANRRGHHYRGVNWGRDLAEADVVADIRNAVAGDPSPDGQGQLQLARGIEVGHIFQLGSTYAEAMKATVLNDQGKPQTLTMGCYGIGVSRIVAAAIEQSHDAEGIVWPVPMAPWKVAVCVINPKSNPEITAAAEALYLNLKARGLDPLLDDRGLRPGAMFADMELIGIPHRVVVSERGLQAGTYEYRRRAGGESEALSETDLIQRLG, from the coding sequence ATGCGCCTCAGCCAATTTCACCTGGCCACCGTCAAAGAAGTTCCGGCGGATGCCGAGATCGCCAGCCATCAGTTGATGCTGCGCAGTGGCATGATCCGCAAGCTCGCTGCCGGGCTTTATACCTGGACGCCGCTGGGCCTGAGAGTGCTGCGCAAGGTCGAGGCCGTGATCCGCGAGGAAATGAACGGCATTGGCGCCATTGAAATGCTGATGCCGTCGGTGCAGCCACGTGAACTCTGGGAAGAAACCGGACGCTGGGAGAAATTCGGCGGCCAGTTGCTGAAAATCCGTGACCGCAAGGAACAGGAATTCTGCTACGGCCCGACTCACGAAGAAGTGGTGACCGATTTTGCCCGTCAGGAATTGCAAAGCTACAAGCAATTGCCGCTGAGCGTATTCCAGATCCAGACCAAATTCCGCGACGAGATCCGTCCGCGTTTCGGCGTGATGCGGGCCCGGGAGTTTCTGATGAAGGATGCTTATTCCTTTCATCTGAGTGCGGAATCGCTGGCAGAAACCTATGCCGCCATGTATGGCGCCTACAGCCGCATCTTCACCCGTCTTGGCCTGCGTTTCCGTGCGGTGCAGGCCGATACCGGCGCCATCGGCGGCAATGCCAGCCACGAATTCCAGGTCCTGGCCGAAGCCGGTGAAGATGCGCTGGTGTTCTCCGATGGTTCCGACTACGCCGCCAATATCGAAAAGGCCGAAGTGCTGGCTCCGGTGATCACACGCCCGGCCGCTACGATGGCGATGGAAGCGGTAGAGACGCCCAGCCAGAAGACCTGCGAGGAAGTCGCCGAACTGCTGGGCATTCCGCTCAGCCATACCGTGCGGACCCTGGTCTTTGCCGATGCCGAAGGCATGGTGATCTACCTGGTCCGCGGCGATCACCAGTTCAACGAGATCAAAGCTGCCCGCCTGCCTGTCCTCGCCGGCCGCGAGCTCGAACTGGCCAGCGAGGGCCAGCTGCGAGCCTATCTGGGCGAGCAGGCCGAAGCCGGCTTCCTGGGTCCCTTGCACACGGCCAAGCCGGTGCTGGTGATCGCCGATGCCGCCGTGGCGGTGATGGCGGACTTCGTGGTCGGGGCCAATCGCCGTGGCCATCACTACCGCGGCGTCAATTGGGGCCGTGATCTGGCCGAGGCCGACGTGGTCGCCGATATCCGCAATGCCGTCGCCGGCGATCCATCGCCCGATGGTCAGGGGCAACTGCAGTTGGCCCGCGGTATCGAGGTCGGCCATATCTTCCAGCTGGGTTCGACCTATGCCGAGGCCATGAAGGCCACCGTCCTGAACGACCAGGGCAAGCCGCAGACCCTGACCATGGGCTGCTACGGCATCGGCGTCAGCCGCATCGTCGCGGCGGCCATCGAGCAGAGCCATGATGCCGAGGGCATTGTGTGGCCGGTGCCGATGGCCCCCTGGAAAGTGGCTGTCTGCGTGATCAACCCGAAATCCAATCCCGAGATCACGGCTGCCGCCGAAGCCCTTTACCTGAACCTGAAGGCCCGAGGTCTGGATCCGCTGCTGGATGATCGTGGACTTCGTCCGGGGGCCATGTTCGCCGATATGGAATTGATCGGCATTCCGCATCGGGTGGTGGTCAGCGAACGCGGATTGCAGGCCGGCACCTATGAATATCGGCGCCGCGCCGGCGGTGAATCGGAAGCCTTGAGCGAAACAGACTTGATTCAGCGACTGGGCTGA
- a CDS encoding O-antigen ligase family protein, producing the protein MLSSTLRAALRSPLLPCWLIPALLPWGRSAEIGTLLCAAGAVWLWRRRPAQAEPAARLWLGLCGAYLLAAVLSVPLSLHPGRTALVCLGLLRYLPLGLYIGWVLATVGRLHALYTATALLVLVWCLDAWLQMACGWSLGGAAEADRITGIFGAGNLKLGPVLAALAPFVLWLGQRVWGWRGMLAGWLLVAGPVVLSGARSAWIVLALVGLLFCWRAVRSWRHMASVLILAGGLAAVFAAVGWQVSPRFHARAERSLQLLDGSRQGLDTALTGRVEIWSTAARMVAAHPWTGVGVREFRHAYPAYAAADDRFVGIERCGPGQGACHPHQWMLEVLTETGLLGALCWLAAVALAWRCWRQRPPPRRGLAFPATVAVVAVWFPGNTHLAFYSAWWGLLSAWLLAVWCASLYVTGPGDDDGDV; encoded by the coding sequence ATGTTGTCTTCGACACTGCGTGCGGCTTTGCGCTCGCCCTTGCTGCCGTGCTGGCTGATCCCGGCCTTGCTGCCCTGGGGGCGCAGTGCCGAGATTGGGACCTTGCTGTGTGCGGCCGGTGCCGTATGGCTGTGGAGGCGCCGGCCGGCGCAGGCGGAACCGGCAGCCCGGCTGTGGCTGGGATTGTGCGGCGCCTATCTGCTGGCGGCGGTTCTGTCGGTCCCGTTGTCGTTGCATCCGGGCAGGACCGCCCTGGTCTGCCTGGGGCTGTTGCGTTACCTGCCCCTGGGTCTGTACATCGGCTGGGTGCTGGCCACGGTCGGGCGCCTGCACGCCTTGTATACCGCCACGGCGCTGCTGGTACTGGTCTGGTGTCTGGATGCCTGGCTGCAGATGGCTTGCGGCTGGAGTCTTGGGGGCGCGGCCGAAGCGGACCGGATCACCGGGATCTTCGGTGCCGGCAATCTCAAACTGGGCCCGGTGCTGGCCGCGCTGGCCCCTTTCGTGCTCTGGCTGGGACAGCGCGTATGGGGCTGGCGTGGCATGCTGGCGGGCTGGCTGCTGGTGGCCGGGCCGGTGGTCTTGTCCGGCGCGCGCTCGGCCTGGATCGTGCTGGCGCTGGTCGGCCTGCTGTTCTGCTGGCGCGCGGTACGTTCGTGGCGACACATGGCGAGCGTGCTGATCCTGGCCGGTGGGCTGGCGGCGGTTTTCGCGGCTGTCGGCTGGCAGGTCTCGCCGCGCTTTCATGCCCGTGCTGAGCGCAGCCTGCAGCTTCTGGATGGCTCCCGCCAGGGGCTGGATACGGCCTTGACCGGGCGGGTCGAGATCTGGAGTACTGCGGCACGGATGGTCGCGGCCCATCCCTGGACCGGGGTGGGGGTTCGCGAATTCAGGCATGCTTACCCCGCCTATGCAGCAGCCGATGATCGTTTCGTCGGCATCGAGCGTTGCGGGCCCGGTCAAGGTGCCTGCCATCCGCATCAGTGGATGCTGGAGGTACTGACCGAGACCGGCCTGCTGGGCGCGCTGTGCTGGCTGGCCGCTGTCGCGCTGGCCTGGCGTTGCTGGCGGCAGCGACCGCCCCCACGGCGTGGGCTGGCTTTTCCTGCCACGGTGGCCGTGGTTGCGGTGTGGTTCCCCGGCAATACCCACCTGGCCTTCTATTCGGCCTGGTGGGGTTTGCTGAGCGCCTGGTTGCTGGCGGTGTGGTGCGCCAGCCTGTACGTGACCGGCCCGGGGGATGATGACGGCGATGTCTGA
- a CDS encoding glycosyltransferase family 2 protein, with translation MSEPISVVITSFNSAATLDACLASVGWAEQRLVLDSGSTDASPAIAAHHRADFHRQAFAGYARQKQAAVDLARYDWVLLLDSDEALPVGSETLIRAALATGHARGYQLWRREWILWRWQSPRSRLNHYVRLFDRRHARLSDLQVHETVQVEGDVSRLAVVLDHLGQPDIAQRVDKANRYSSLQLGDLRQRRDTGVCWRLCLYSSVAFWRYYLWRGHWREGWAGYVSARIHAFYAFLKYAKLYEADRRD, from the coding sequence ATGTCTGAGCCGATTTCGGTGGTGATCACCAGTTTCAACAGTGCTGCCACGCTGGATGCCTGCCTGGCCAGCGTGGGCTGGGCCGAACAGCGGCTGGTACTGGATTCGGGGTCGACGGATGCCAGTCCGGCGATTGCCGCGCATCATCGGGCGGACTTCCATCGTCAGGCGTTTGCCGGCTATGCCCGCCAGAAGCAGGCCGCCGTCGACCTGGCTCGCTACGACTGGGTGTTGCTGCTGGATTCGGACGAGGCCTTGCCGGTCGGGTCCGAGACCTTGATCCGCGCCGCGCTGGCGACCGGTCATGCCCGCGGCTACCAGCTATGGCGTCGCGAGTGGATTCTCTGGCGCTGGCAGTCCCCGCGCAGCCGTCTCAACCATTATGTCCGGCTGTTCGATCGCCGCCATGCCCGGCTCAGTGATCTGCAGGTTCACGAGACGGTACAGGTCGAGGGCGACGTCTCCCGCCTGGCGGTGGTGCTCGATCATCTCGGCCAGCCGGACATCGCCCAGCGAGTGGACAAGGCCAACCGCTATTCCAGCCTGCAACTGGGGGACCTGAGACAACGCCGTGATACCGGCGTGTGCTGGCGGCTGTGCCTGTATTCCAGCGTGGCGTTCTGGCGCTATTACCTGTGGCGTGGCCACTGGCGCGAGGGCTGGGCCGGCTATGTGTCAGCCCGGATCCATGCCTTCTATGCCTTTCTGAAATACGCGAAGCTGTACGAGGCTGACCGCAGGGACTGA
- a CDS encoding threonine/serine ThrE exporter family protein codes for MEGPDAAYRSAMVDNPGLSVESSDPSVNTSISSVPYAPEPELFEPALAPFESRIAFLMALARHLHQYGTSASRLELVITTAGQRLGLEAEVWSSPTAIITSFTEASGGPETMAQTQVIRLVPGDVDLRRLCEADRIADLVVAGHMALREGMHQLQLLAAPDRMPAKLAIIGSYGLAAASIVTLLMHAGLADLITSGLIGLVTGTVMVLAGSRPRLFAASEALCALMASLVATLISVYVAPLSLRSVVLASLIILMPGMALTTAVREISSQHLVAGVARFGGAVASLLKLTFGTVGGFQLCAMLGIVPQEHLIVPLPAWTSLPALLLGSFSFAISFRAARRDWLVVMGAVALGYFAARWGGELTMGDASAPLGLFLAGLLLGALANVFTKYADRPGILIREPGIILLVPGSSGYRSVSHMLTPTGELGVASGVVLLGMMVSLVAGLMFGDLLVTPRHNRNL; via the coding sequence ATGGAGGGGCCGGATGCTGCGTATCGGTCGGCGATGGTGGACAATCCCGGCTTGTCCGTCGAGTCTTCCGATCCATCCGTGAATACGTCCATTTCATCGGTGCCTTATGCGCCCGAGCCCGAGTTGTTCGAACCGGCGCTGGCGCCGTTCGAATCCCGCATCGCTTTTTTGATGGCCCTGGCCCGGCATCTGCATCAGTACGGTACCAGTGCTTCGCGTCTGGAGCTGGTGATCACCACCGCAGGCCAGCGACTGGGACTGGAAGCCGAGGTATGGTCCAGCCCGACGGCGATCATCACCTCGTTTACCGAGGCCTCCGGCGGTCCCGAGACCATGGCCCAGACCCAGGTGATCCGGCTGGTGCCGGGCGATGTGGATCTGCGCAGGCTGTGCGAAGCCGACCGGATCGCCGATCTGGTCGTGGCCGGTCACATGGCGCTGCGTGAGGGCATGCATCAGTTGCAGCTGCTGGCCGCCCCCGACCGGATGCCTGCCAAACTGGCGATCATCGGCAGCTACGGCCTGGCTGCCGCCAGCATCGTGACCTTGCTGATGCACGCTGGCCTGGCCGATCTCATCACTTCCGGGCTGATCGGTCTGGTGACCGGCACGGTGATGGTGCTGGCCGGCTCGCGGCCCCGTCTGTTTGCCGCCAGCGAGGCCTTGTGCGCCTTGATGGCGAGCCTGGTGGCCACCTTGATCAGTGTCTATGTGGCACCGCTGTCCCTGCGTTCGGTGGTGCTGGCCAGTCTGATCATCCTGATGCCTGGCATGGCCCTGACTACGGCCGTGCGGGAGATTTCCAGCCAGCATCTGGTGGCTGGCGTAGCCCGTTTCGGCGGGGCGGTCGCCAGCCTGCTGAAGCTGACCTTCGGCACCGTCGGCGGTTTCCAGCTCTGCGCGATGCTGGGCATCGTTCCGCAGGAACACCTTATTGTGCCGCTGCCTGCCTGGACCAGTCTGCCGGCGCTGTTGCTGGGTTCGTTTTCCTTCGCCATTTCCTTTCGTGCGGCACGGCGGGACTGGCTTGTGGTGATGGGAGCGGTGGCTCTGGGTTATTTTGCGGCCCGTTGGGGCGGCGAGCTGACCATGGGCGATGCTTCGGCGCCGTTGGGTCTGTTTCTGGCCGGCCTGTTGCTGGGGGCGCTGGCGAATGTCTTCACCAAATATGCTGACCGACCCGGCATTCTGATCCGTGAACCGGGCATCATCCTGCTGGTGCCCGGCAGTTCGGGCTATCGCAGCGTGTCACATATGCTGACACCTACCGGAGAACTGGGTGTGGCCAGTGGGGTGGTGCTGCTGGGGATGATGGTCAGTCTGGTGGCGGGCCTGATGTTTGGCGACCTGCTGGTTACGCCGCGACACAACCGCAATCTGTAA
- the rimI gene encoding ribosomal protein S18-alanine N-acetyltransferase: MNQAERIPLQDFRIRPMRLEDVPAIMQVEILAYEFPWSAGIFSDCLRSGYQGWLLQSGGQLGGYAMLAYGVDEAHLLNICIAPDWQGRGLGRHLMRHILASTRQQGVASVLLEVRPSNPHALSLYQSLGFVEIGRRPRYYPAREGREEAIVMRRGGMPG, from the coding sequence ATGAATCAGGCGGAGCGGATTCCGCTGCAGGATTTCCGGATCCGGCCCATGCGGCTGGAAGACGTGCCGGCCATCATGCAGGTCGAGATCCTCGCCTACGAATTCCCCTGGAGTGCGGGCATTTTCAGTGACTGCCTGCGTTCCGGCTATCAGGGGTGGCTGCTGCAGTCAGGTGGGCAGCTGGGCGGGTACGCCATGTTGGCCTATGGCGTCGATGAAGCCCATCTCCTGAATATCTGCATCGCTCCCGACTGGCAGGGCCGAGGTCTGGGGCGGCATCTGATGAGGCATATCCTGGCCAGCACTCGCCAGCAGGGCGTGGCCAGTGTCCTGCTGGAAGTGCGTCCCTCCAATCCGCATGCGCTGAGCCTGTATCAAAGTCTGGGTTTTGTGGAAATCGGGCGTCGTCCTCGTTATTACCCGGCTCGCGAGGGCAGGGAGGAAGCCATTGTGATGCGCCGAGGAGGCATGCCCGGCTAG
- a CDS encoding H-NS family nucleoid-associated regulatory protein translates to MAIDIKNLNPKQLNELISLAQVRQTELKRENLSKLRDKVLDLIKSEGYSFEEVFPAGRAKAPRGTGTVPPKFRNPANPEQTWTGRGKRPHWFSDALKAGKQPQDLAI, encoded by the coding sequence ATGGCGATTGACATCAAGAACCTCAATCCGAAACAGCTGAATGAACTTATCAGCCTTGCCCAGGTTCGCCAGACCGAACTGAAGCGTGAAAACCTTTCCAAGCTCCGTGACAAAGTGCTGGACCTGATCAAGTCCGAAGGCTACAGCTTCGAAGAGGTATTCCCTGCCGGTCGGGCCAAGGCTCCTCGCGGCACCGGTACCGTGCCGCCAAAATTTCGCAATCCCGCCAATCCGGAGCAGACCTGGACCGGTCGCGGCAAACGTCCGCACTGGTTCAGCGATGCGCTGAAGGCCGGCAAGCAGCCGCAGGATCTCGCCATCTGA
- a CDS encoding CDP-alcohol phosphatidyltransferase family protein — protein sequence MSESSSNRKPRHRGIYLLPNLFTTGAMFAGFYAIVTAIDGHFTEAAMAVVVAAVLDGMDGRVARMTGTQTEFGVQYDSLSDLLNFGLAPSLVLYSWSLSSLKTWGAAWGKFGWTAAFVYAACAALRLARFNTQVAVVDKRYFQGLSSTAAAMTTMAYVWTMDRLGVDRSTLAMPTAVITIVIGLLMVSRLRYYSFKSLPGGEGQSGIPFLWVIASVLILVLLAIDPPKVLLGLFALYVLSGPLLTLWGRLALRRRPRRRG from the coding sequence ATGAGTGAAAGCAGTTCAAACCGCAAACCCCGCCATCGCGGTATTTATCTGCTGCCCAATCTGTTCACTACCGGCGCGATGTTTGCCGGCTTCTATGCCATCGTCACGGCGATTGATGGGCACTTCACGGAAGCGGCCATGGCCGTCGTGGTAGCCGCTGTGCTTGATGGCATGGATGGTCGCGTCGCCCGCATGACGGGCACGCAGACCGAGTTCGGGGTGCAGTACGACTCGCTTTCGGATCTGCTGAATTTCGGTCTGGCTCCGTCACTGGTACTGTACAGCTGGTCGTTGTCTTCGCTGAAGACCTGGGGAGCAGCCTGGGGCAAGTTCGGCTGGACGGCGGCTTTTGTCTACGCAGCCTGTGCCGCGCTGAGGCTGGCGCGATTCAATACCCAGGTGGCCGTGGTCGACAAGCGCTATTTCCAGGGCCTGAGCAGCACCGCGGCGGCGATGACGACGATGGCCTATGTCTGGACCATGGATCGACTGGGCGTGGATCGCTCCACGCTGGCGATGCCGACGGCGGTGATCACCATCGTGATCGGCCTGCTGATGGTCAGTCGTCTGCGTTATTACAGTTTCAAATCCTTGCCTGGCGGTGAAGGTCAGAGCGGTATTCCGTTTTTGTGGGTGATTGCCAGTGTGCTCATTCTGGTCTTGCTGGCGATTGATCCGCCCAAGGTCCTGCTGGGTCTGTTTGCGCTGTATGTGCTCTCCGGCCCGTTGTTGACACTGTGGGGCCGGCTGGCCTTGCGGCGGCGTCCGCGCCGGAGGGGATGA
- a CDS encoding mitochondrial fission ELM1 family protein, giving the protein MTDGAAGNLRQAEALAEALQLQARPMRVQLRQPWSTFAPRWIRGLQHGLIGADAGRLQDAPPQLVIGCGRQAAAVTRWLRLRGQGRCKAIQILDPGIAPHHWDLVITPAHDNLRGARVLNPLGSLHPVDDRWLAEGRRCWPALGLTGSPRIGLLLGGPRRGVAIDIDYVQNLFRQIQLHLLGDRGSVWVLCSRRTPPELQALARRWTATHAGLCWTRPEDGANPYQGVLAWADRLVVTPDSVNMLSEACATGRPVHALLPVVPLPSRLAKFVEALQLRDLLRPLLDTRAAAMPWRETAEVAAEVRRRLRLPTN; this is encoded by the coding sequence GTGACCGACGGGGCCGCCGGCAACCTCAGGCAGGCTGAAGCCTTGGCCGAGGCCCTGCAGCTGCAGGCCCGACCCATGCGGGTCCAGCTGCGACAACCGTGGTCGACTTTCGCCCCGCGATGGATCCGCGGACTGCAGCACGGACTGATCGGCGCCGATGCCGGCCGTCTGCAAGACGCCCCGCCGCAACTGGTGATCGGCTGTGGTCGCCAGGCGGCGGCAGTGACTCGCTGGCTGCGTCTGCGTGGACAGGGCCGATGCAAGGCCATCCAGATTCTGGATCCCGGCATCGCCCCTCACCACTGGGATCTGGTGATCACCCCGGCCCACGACAATCTGCGGGGGGCCCGGGTGCTGAACCCTCTGGGCTCACTGCACCCGGTCGACGACCGCTGGCTGGCCGAGGGCCGCCGTTGCTGGCCCGCGCTGGGCCTCACTGGTTCGCCTCGCATCGGCTTGCTGCTGGGCGGGCCTCGGCGCGGAGTGGCGATCGACATCGATTATGTGCAAAACCTGTTCCGGCAGATACAGCTTCATCTGCTGGGTGATCGTGGCAGCGTATGGGTACTGTGTTCGCGGCGGACTCCGCCAGAATTGCAGGCTCTGGCTCGTCGCTGGACCGCAACCCATGCAGGGCTGTGCTGGACCCGTCCCGAAGACGGTGCCAACCCCTATCAAGGCGTTCTGGCCTGGGCCGACCGGCTGGTGGTGACCCCGGATTCGGTCAATATGCTCAGCGAGGCCTGCGCCACCGGACGACCGGTACATGCCCTGTTGCCCGTCGTCCCCCTGCCCTCGCGACTGGCGAAATTTGTGGAGGCACTACAGTTGCGCGACCTGTTGCGTCCGCTGCTTGACACCCGCGCCGCCGCCATGCCATGGCGAGAAACCGCCGAGGTGGCCGCTGAAGTCCGCCGTCGGCTGCGACTGCCGACCAACTAG
- a CDS encoding glycosyltransferase: MYGRSSHLTVVQLIPALQAGGAERSVLEIGRALTAAGHRSLVISAGGRLVEALQTEGSEHLTLDLGRKSLRSLAAILPLRRQLAAIQPDIVHVRSRLPAWLAALAMRGLPSRPAVVSTVHGLNSPGRYSSIMVRADAVIAVSDTVRDYIGTHYPWLPDDRLTVIPRGVDARAFPRGHQPSAAWLADWAARFPRLAGGRLLVLPGRGTRLKGHRHGLELLARLRARGLDVRLWMPGVVEPGREAYLAELKALASELGVAEQVEFSPSQTDIREIFAMADIVLQLSDKPEALGRTVLEGLSLGRPVVGFAHGGVGELLVRHYPQGAVPLADAEALANTVAGLLLKPQPPLPLQAPDLAAMQAATLRVYARVAAARRPPV, encoded by the coding sequence ATGTACGGGCGATCCTCGCATCTGACGGTCGTGCAGTTGATTCCGGCCCTGCAGGCCGGCGGGGCCGAGCGCTCGGTGCTTGAGATCGGTCGCGCGCTGACGGCGGCCGGCCATCGTTCACTGGTGATATCGGCGGGCGGCCGTCTGGTCGAAGCACTGCAGACCGAAGGCAGTGAGCACCTGACGCTGGACCTGGGGCGCAAATCGCTGCGCAGTCTGGCCGCGATCTTGCCTTTGCGACGCCAGCTGGCGGCGATCCAGCCCGACATCGTGCATGTGCGTTCGCGGCTGCCGGCCTGGCTGGCCGCTCTGGCGATGCGAGGTCTTCCGTCGCGACCGGCGGTGGTCAGTACCGTGCACGGCCTCAATTCGCCGGGGCGCTACAGTTCGATCATGGTGCGTGCCGATGCGGTGATTGCCGTGTCCGATACCGTGCGCGATTACATCGGAACACATTATCCGTGGCTTCCGGACGATCGCTTGACGGTGATTCCTCGCGGAGTGGACGCACGGGCCTTTCCGCGCGGCCATCAACCGTCAGCCGCGTGGCTGGCGGACTGGGCGGCGCGGTTTCCACGTCTGGCCGGTGGCCGCTTGCTGGTGCTGCCTGGCCGAGGCACCCGTCTGAAAGGGCATCGGCACGGTCTGGAGCTGCTGGCACGGCTGCGGGCGCGAGGACTGGACGTGCGGCTGTGGATGCCCGGCGTGGTGGAGCCGGGGCGCGAGGCCTATCTGGCCGAGCTGAAGGCCTTGGCGTCGGAGCTGGGTGTGGCCGAACAGGTCGAATTCAGTCCCAGCCAGACGGATATCCGCGAAATCTTTGCGATGGCCGATATCGTGTTGCAACTGTCGGACAAGCCCGAGGCCTTGGGGCGCACCGTGCTGGAAGGCCTGTCGCTGGGGCGGCCGGTGGTGGGGTTTGCCCATGGAGGGGTGGGGGAATTGCTGGTCCGCCACTATCCGCAGGGTGCCGTGCCGCTGGCGGATGCCGAGGCGCTGGCAAACACCGTGGCGGGGCTGCTGCTCAAGCCGCAGCCGCCCTTGCCGTTGCAGGCACCGGATCTGGCAGCGATGCAGGCGGCCACCCTGCGGGTCTATGCCCGGGTCGCGGCTGCGCGGCGCCCGCCGGTCTGA